A section of the Candidatus Latescibacterota bacterium genome encodes:
- a CDS encoding beta-lactamase family protein: protein MIRDFRVFSVIVIIFVLMAAGCNRFITGISPDDDFEDIGSAPVMTYIPVSRLVVELKETLPELMEQASIPGLSAALIRDGEVVWVEGFGVRSTVTGEKVTEETVFEACSLSKPVFAYALMKMVDYGDIDLDRPLVEYTGLEYIEREFLKRKSDDDRIMDITARHVLAHMTGFPNWRNAMPIEISFDPGTSFSYSGEGYILLQAVVEKIKDKKLEPLMRELVLDPLKMEKSSFVWREAYHESGAFPHAMTGIAGGMRIRRRGSAAASLYTTAADFARFLSAVLKGEGLTPESTEEMLSKQCGLVTETPGALSWGLGFGLQHVRNEESIWHWGDNGEYKCCVLGYRKWKSGLVYFTNSENGLAITEEIVNIALGGENPLFESEIMENYGNRYSPSLEVIRTAIAGEVDQAVEIIRKLRVGKENDSVEIIDEQLINSLGYRLMYDGRSGEAVTLFRLNVEFFPESFNVYDSLGEAFMKLGMKDAARENYERSISLRGDSRSGLWALKRLGFVPDDLSVPVSVDGDGFRLAMLTERLAGPEYEAIMSSVESLRELFGSPYWPREGLTLEQEKDMLGRHRIEFQNRYSFAWAVMDVDGKRVLGGVYINPSFRDEYDAEVFYWVRDSEAVTGLEDRLGSFLRDWIGSDWSFERVAWPGREISWDEWRRR, encoded by the coding sequence ATGATAAGAGATTTCAGGGTTTTTAGCGTCATTGTGATCATCTTTGTTTTGATGGCTGCCGGATGCAATCGCTTCATCACTGGAATCTCGCCCGATGATGATTTTGAGGATATCGGCAGCGCCCCTGTAATGACTTATATTCCGGTCAGCAGGCTGGTGGTGGAATTGAAAGAGACTCTGCCGGAACTTATGGAGCAAGCTTCGATTCCGGGCCTGTCGGCCGCGCTCATCAGGGATGGAGAAGTCGTGTGGGTGGAAGGGTTCGGTGTGAGGAGTACAGTGACCGGGGAGAAGGTGACAGAAGAAACTGTCTTCGAAGCCTGTTCACTGAGCAAGCCGGTCTTTGCTTACGCGTTGATGAAAATGGTCGACTATGGTGATATCGATCTCGACAGGCCGCTCGTCGAATATACGGGGCTTGAATATATCGAACGGGAATTTCTCAAACGTAAAAGTGATGACGATAGGATAATGGATATTACGGCCCGTCATGTTCTTGCTCATATGACGGGTTTTCCAAACTGGCGAAATGCCATGCCGATAGAGATCTCATTCGATCCAGGCACCAGTTTCAGTTATTCGGGGGAAGGCTATATCCTGCTCCAGGCCGTCGTAGAGAAGATCAAGGATAAGAAGCTTGAGCCGCTCATGCGTGAACTTGTTTTGGATCCCCTCAAGATGGAAAAGAGCAGTTTTGTCTGGAGGGAGGCCTATCATGAGTCAGGAGCCTTTCCACACGCAATGACTGGCATCGCTGGAGGAATGAGGATTCGAAGGCGAGGGAGCGCCGCGGCAAGCCTCTACACGACTGCCGCGGATTTCGCGAGGTTTCTTTCCGCTGTGCTCAAGGGGGAAGGGTTGACTCCTGAGAGTACCGAAGAGATGTTATCAAAGCAGTGTGGGCTTGTGACTGAGACGCCCGGTGCCCTGTCCTGGGGACTTGGTTTCGGACTTCAACATGTCAGGAACGAGGAATCGATCTGGCACTGGGGGGATAACGGCGAATACAAATGTTGTGTGCTGGGATACAGGAAGTGGAAATCAGGGCTGGTATATTTCACGAACAGCGAAAACGGGCTGGCGATCACCGAAGAGATCGTAAATATAGCTCTTGGTGGGGAGAATCCGCTTTTCGAATCGGAAATAATGGAAAACTACGGGAACCGATATTCTCCCAGCCTGGAAGTCATCCGGACCGCCATTGCCGGTGAAGTGGACCAGGCGGTCGAGATCATCAGAAAGCTCAGAGTCGGTAAAGAAAACGATTCTGTCGAGATCATTGATGAGCAGTTGATCAACAGTCTGGGATACCGCCTGATGTACGATGGGCGGTCAGGTGAAGCGGTCACTCTCTTCAGGCTCAATGTCGAGTTTTTCCCGGAGTCGTTCAATGTATATGACAGCCTCGGTGAAGCCTTCATGAAACTCGGGATGAAAGATGCGGCCAGAGAGAATTACGAAAGATCGATATCACTGCGTGGAGACAGCAGAAGCGGACTCTGGGCCTTGAAGAGACTCGGATTCGTGCCAGACGATCTTTCGGTTCCCGTAAGTGTGGATGGCGACGGTTTTCGCCTGGCGATGTTGACCGAGAGGCTGGCAGGCCCTGAATATGAGGCGATCATGTCGAGTGTGGAAAGCCTGAGAGAGCTTTTCGGCTCACCTTACTGGCCGCGTGAGGGTCTGACGCTCGAACAGGAAAAGGATATGCTGGGCAGGCACCGGATCGAATTTCAAAACCGATATTCATTCGCCTGGGCTGTCATGGATGTGGATGGGAAGCGTGTCCTGGGTGGTGTCTATATCAATCCTTCGTTCAGGGATGAATACGATGCTGAGGTATTTTACTGGGTCCGGGACAGCGAGGCTGTCACCGGCCTCGAGGACAGGCTCGGTTCTTTTCTCAGGGATTGGATAGGTAGTGATTGGTCGTTCGAGCGTGTGGCCTGGCCCGGCAGGGAGATAAGCTGGGACGAGTGGCGGAGACGTTAA
- a CDS encoding HDOD domain-containing protein: MKTFRRELKEVLSHGHSLPTIPAVVFLLQSALSANDSSADRIGEIIADDPALSTNILRLANSAWYPSSGGPVSTISDAIVKIGLKEIGEFCSTLSVIGTFRNIGSFRNHAMFWKHCIIVAYASKHIVRMSKVIEDEFSGEAYTAGLLHDIGTLILEQYFTDTIHKVWLDAKKNMTSVHDAEFEAFKMDHGQVGGKLLQLWKIPHRIVQAVSWHHRPDKADPGYRHCVQVTHLADCICNYKGFVGAGNLGITELPAAIMEELQIDQGQIDSTINSVIQESKKSEVLISLASGSQTAPRPAATP, from the coding sequence ATGAAGACATTCCGCAGAGAATTGAAAGAAGTGCTCAGCCATGGCCACAGCCTGCCTACGATCCCGGCTGTTGTTTTCCTGCTTCAGAGTGCGCTTTCTGCCAACGATTCCAGCGCCGATCGAATCGGCGAGATCATTGCTGATGACCCCGCGCTCAGTACGAATATCCTCAGACTTGCCAATTCAGCATGGTATCCATCTTCCGGTGGTCCCGTATCTACGATCTCGGATGCTATCGTCAAGATCGGGCTGAAAGAGATAGGAGAGTTCTGTTCCACTCTGTCTGTCATAGGCACTTTCAGGAATATCGGAAGCTTCAGAAATCATGCTATGTTCTGGAAACATTGTATAATCGTCGCCTACGCCTCGAAGCATATAGTACGGATGTCAAAAGTGATCGAGGATGAATTCAGTGGCGAAGCTTATACTGCTGGCCTTCTTCATGATATCGGCACTTTGATCCTCGAGCAGTATTTTACCGACACGATCCACAAGGTCTGGCTTGACGCCAAGAAGAATATGACTTCCGTACATGATGCGGAATTCGAGGCCTTCAAGATGGATCATGGCCAGGTCGGAGGAAAGCTTCTACAACTCTGGAAGATACCGCACCGGATCGTACAGGCAGTATCGTGGCATCACAGGCCGGACAAGGCTGATCCGGGATATAGACATTGTGTGCAGGTGACCCATCTTGCTGACTGCATATGCAATTACAAGGGGTTTGTCGGTGCCGGAAATCTCGGCATAACGGAACTGCCAGCCGCGATAATGGAAGAGCTGCAAATAGATCAGGGACAGATCGACTCTACCATAAACAGTGTCATCCAGGAATCGAAGAAAAGCGAAGTCCTGATATCTCTTGCGTCAGGAAGTCAAACGGCGCCGCGACCAGCCGCGACGCCGTGA
- a CDS encoding glycosyltransferase yields the protein MIQFKDLKAERLRRFIAIIAILVTLYYLYWRVTQTLNMNVPILAWSLWGAEVFGALTTFLFYFTVWRPLNRKQPKPIKGRSVDVLIPTLNESTAVLRTTLLACNDIEYPHRTLVLDDGDRDEVRQLAEELGCVYLARDEHKHAKAGNLNFGLKHSEAEFIAVFDADHVPLPYFIDHLIGYFEDDKLAFAQAPQEFYNIDSFQHRTDHKKKYIWTEQNLFYSLIQPGRDKWNAAYFVGSSALMRRKALNDIDGFATESITEDMLTSIKLHSRGWKSVFHNEHLAYGIAAETILPFHIQRVRWGIGGWQVFFKSNPLFIRGLSFPQRLCYLASLIYPFEGFQKFIFYIVPPITLFSGILPMKAMDIQYLLHFVPYYAISMFAFNEMGRGFGGSLMLEQFSMGKFITYIQTLGMFLLPKKARRFKVTPKGEGRAPMRLMIPQYTVILVSVVAIVWALVQLVFQIRGDEFIIAVNSLWALYNTGLGIAIIQYARQKISQRRSDFRIPDSVPVLYREEGASEKQQKLAVANNLTRDGMSLLYAGSIPQDQALKLDIILPNRVLEVSGTVLHEKTVTAGERKISRSGFQFNDVEVRKGDDLSRYLFESAVGKFLRDYSNRYETYLEKTFQDPKEYKKRANRTLSYLPAIIPGEDGESTFGVIRNISPTGFLLASQKELQTGEALEITAVLGEDAITLKGTVARTLANESDEFPVYMAGISLDEPHAEEVDHLIGVAEKADHLLSQ from the coding sequence ATGATCCAGTTCAAGGACCTCAAAGCTGAGCGACTGCGGCGGTTTATTGCCATAATCGCAATTCTCGTGACTCTTTATTATCTGTACTGGAGGGTCACACAGACCTTAAATATGAACGTACCGATACTTGCATGGTCCCTCTGGGGTGCTGAAGTATTCGGCGCTTTGACGACTTTTCTGTTTTATTTCACTGTATGGCGCCCATTGAACAGGAAGCAGCCGAAACCTATAAAAGGCCGCTCTGTGGACGTTCTCATTCCCACCCTGAACGAATCGACAGCTGTGCTCCGAACCACCCTTCTCGCCTGCAACGACATCGAATATCCGCACAGGACACTGGTCCTTGACGATGGTGACAGGGATGAAGTACGCCAGCTAGCCGAGGAACTCGGATGCGTCTACCTCGCGAGAGACGAACACAAACACGCCAAGGCCGGTAACCTGAACTTCGGACTCAAACATTCTGAAGCCGAATTCATCGCCGTTTTCGATGCAGACCATGTCCCTCTTCCCTATTTCATCGATCACCTTATAGGCTACTTCGAGGACGACAAACTGGCTTTCGCGCAGGCTCCGCAGGAGTTTTACAACATCGACTCGTTCCAGCATCGCACAGATCACAAGAAAAAATACATCTGGACCGAACAGAATCTTTTCTATTCGCTGATACAGCCGGGGCGAGACAAGTGGAACGCCGCCTATTTCGTCGGGAGCAGCGCCCTGATGAGAAGAAAGGCTCTCAACGACATCGATGGATTCGCGACAGAATCCATTACAGAAGATATGCTCACGTCGATCAAGCTTCACTCACGCGGATGGAAATCGGTGTTCCACAACGAGCACCTCGCTTACGGGATAGCAGCCGAGACGATACTACCGTTCCACATCCAGCGTGTACGCTGGGGAATAGGTGGCTGGCAGGTCTTTTTCAAATCGAACCCCCTGTTCATAAGGGGATTGAGCTTCCCGCAGCGTCTCTGCTACCTGGCCAGCCTGATCTACCCATTTGAGGGATTTCAGAAGTTCATCTTTTACATCGTTCCGCCTATAACACTTTTCTCCGGCATCCTCCCGATGAAGGCCATGGACATCCAGTATCTCCTCCACTTCGTTCCCTATTACGCGATATCGATGTTCGCGTTCAACGAGATGGGCCGCGGGTTCGGCGGATCGCTTATGCTCGAACAGTTCTCGATGGGTAAATTCATCACCTATATCCAGACTCTGGGGATGTTCCTTCTACCCAAGAAAGCAAGACGCTTTAAAGTGACTCCCAAGGGCGAGGGTCGGGCTCCCATGAGATTGATGATACCGCAATACACTGTCATCCTCGTATCTGTCGTGGCTATCGTATGGGCACTGGTACAGCTCGTATTCCAGATCAGGGGAGATGAATTCATCATCGCGGTGAACAGCCTCTGGGCCCTTTACAATACAGGCCTGGGAATCGCCATCATACAATACGCCAGACAGAAGATATCCCAGCGCCGCTCGGATTTCAGGATTCCGGATTCTGTGCCCGTGCTTTACCGGGAAGAAGGCGCCAGCGAAAAGCAGCAGAAACTCGCAGTCGCCAACAACCTCACGAGGGATGGCATGTCACTGCTTTACGCTGGATCCATACCTCAGGATCAGGCGCTGAAGCTGGATATCATCCTTCCTAACAGGGTGCTGGAAGTCTCGGGGACTGTCCTTCACGAAAAGACAGTGACCGCTGGGGAAAGAAAGATATCTCGCTCCGGATTCCAGTTCAATGATGTCGAAGTAAGGAAGGGCGACGATCTTTCACGCTACCTGTTCGAGTCGGCCGTTGGGAAATTCCTGCGTGACTATTCGAACCGTTACGAAACATATCTCGAGAAAACCTTCCAGGATCCGAAAGAATATAAGAAGAGGGCGAACAGGACTCTATCGTACCTTCCTGCGATCATTCCGGGGGAGGACGGGGAATCAACCTTCGGTGTTATCAGGAATATCTCCCCGACCGGCTTCCTGCTTGCCTCTCAGAAAGAATTGCAGACAGGCGAAGCGCTGGAAATAACTGCTGTACTCGGTGAGGATGCTATCACATTGAAAGGAACGGTCGCGAGGACTCTCGCCAATGAATCTGATGAATTTCCGGTCTACATGGCCGGCATCAGTCTTGACGAACCTCATGCGGAAGAAGTCGACCACCTGATAGGCGTTGCCGAAAAGGCAGACCACCTGTTGAGTCAATAA
- a CDS encoding glycosyltransferase family 39 protein, translating to MINRTNYKKHLIWVLLLYGLLMTLFDLDYNSVFFDEALNIVVGRQLLSGQYCPGCLYFMGSVIVHPVLAAAGDAIGGLNGARIVSLIFGMGIIGIVYMTGRVLFNIKTGIIAATLFLFSGTTQYLMKLATYDTVGAFFLSTGALLIFVAVGREKDGKQIAALLGASLFLFLASITKYVLPVFIPPLLVYLWFRLGFRRTFLFTVLPMLGLLVLFFLVAPYAPKGEVLEHLRSSETTVQVDLLTLADWTFRWIALAYLLSVFGMFHEKKGKTAILLFVLSTPIILLHMVTRVEQSINKNVIYSLVFLAPATALGVDHIGNLFSMRSENKIIRNFFTIAVIVVSWAYGMYNLRWLERQYPDMNPVIEFFQEKGFDEMTIATNGWGEVIYTYSLGNKFPNASFVQITEAVRNDGNVITLNRKPDFIVCEDPYYGDRCPCEDYSDYMKDDYTLLKEFEFDHPWGTSIGMIFGRR from the coding sequence ATGATAAACAGGACCAACTATAAAAAGCATCTGATATGGGTATTGCTGCTCTACGGGCTGCTCATGACCCTGTTCGACCTCGATTATAACTCGGTCTTCTTCGATGAGGCCCTGAATATTGTCGTGGGAAGACAGCTTCTCTCGGGGCAGTATTGCCCTGGCTGCCTTTACTTCATGGGTTCGGTGATAGTGCATCCCGTCCTTGCGGCTGCAGGCGACGCGATCGGGGGACTTAACGGTGCCAGGATAGTGAGCCTGATTTTTGGAATGGGCATCATCGGCATAGTCTATATGACCGGAAGGGTCCTTTTCAACATCAAGACGGGAATAATAGCCGCGACCCTTTTTCTATTTTCCGGAACTACGCAATACCTCATGAAACTGGCCACATACGATACCGTAGGAGCCTTCTTTCTGAGCACGGGAGCACTGCTGATCTTCGTTGCAGTCGGCAGGGAAAAAGATGGAAAACAGATCGCAGCCCTTCTTGGCGCTTCTCTTTTCCTCTTTCTGGCTTCGATCACCAAGTATGTTCTGCCTGTATTTATTCCACCCCTGCTTGTCTATCTCTGGTTCAGGCTCGGGTTCCGAAGGACCTTTTTATTCACTGTCCTGCCAATGCTGGGTCTGCTCGTTCTTTTCTTTCTAGTCGCCCCGTATGCTCCCAAGGGCGAAGTACTCGAACACCTTCGTTCGTCAGAAACGACTGTCCAGGTCGATCTGCTCACACTGGCCGACTGGACATTTCGCTGGATAGCCCTCGCCTACCTGCTATCAGTCTTCGGGATGTTCCACGAGAAAAAGGGCAAGACGGCAATACTTCTTTTTGTCCTTTCTACTCCAATAATCCTCCTGCACATGGTTACCCGGGTCGAACAATCAATAAACAAAAATGTCATCTATTCCCTTGTCTTCCTCGCCCCCGCCACGGCACTGGGGGTCGATCACATCGGCAACCTGTTCTCGATGCGCAGTGAAAACAAGATCATAAGAAACTTCTTCACTATAGCAGTGATAGTCGTCTCCTGGGCATACGGGATGTACAACCTCAGGTGGCTCGAGAGACAGTACCCGGACATGAATCCGGTCATTGAATTCTTTCAGGAGAAAGGTTTTGACGAGATGACCATAGCTACCAACGGGTGGGGCGAAGTCATCTACACCTATTCTCTCGGAAATAAATTTCCAAACGCCTCTTTTGTTCAGATAACCGAGGCTGTCAGAAATGATGGCAATGTGATTACTCTGAACAGAAAGCCGGATTTTATCGTTTGCGAGGATCCTTACTATGGAGACCGATGTCCATGTGAGGATTACAGTGATTACATGAAGGATGATTATACCTTACTTAAAGAGTTCGAGTTCGATCATCCCTGGGGAACTTCCATAGGAATGATTTTCGGAAGGAGATAG